In Mytilus trossulus isolate FHL-02 chromosome 10, PNRI_Mtr1.1.1.hap1, whole genome shotgun sequence, the DNA window TGTAATATAATCAATAATCTTCTTATCTCATATATGTTGTACGAATAACAGTTTAGAAAAGAGAACTgtgtgaattatttttttctaaatatgacCATGTCTCGTCAACAAGGACAATGTCCTATACAATGTCAGTTGTGTGAAGGAGACCCTAAAGTAAAATGGAAGTGTCTCGACTGTGACTTATTGATGTGTAGTAAATGTAAGGATAAAGTACATTCTAAATTCAAGTCAGAAAAAGTCCATAGAATCATTGACATTAAGGAAATAGGCCAACTAGGCAAGGAAATGGGATCCACATCTGGTCAGCCAAAAGCAAGAGTAAGCAGTTCTCCAACTAATGTTAAACTAATTAACATTAAAGAATACAAGACCAAAATTAAGGACATAAATTTGTTGGCAGTATCCCTGGATGGTTCATTATGGATTGGTGATGGAAATGAGAAGAAAGGTTTCCACCTCTTCACATCATATACAGCACTACAGAATGTTAAACTAGTAGGAGATAAGGTGAAGGTCATATCCAGTTTTAATCTGTTGGTATGGGATGTAGCTGTTACTCCTAACAATGATATCCTACTGGCTACAGGCATAACAGTGGGATCAAGACTGAAGCAGATCAAGGCGGGATCTAATAAAGTGTCTGATTCTGTATACTTTGTAGAACTGTCTTATATCAAAAGTGTACATGTGACAAAAGATGATAGAGTGATAGTAGGCAGTTATAAAGAGGTTGTTGTTATGGATACAGATGGTACACATTTAACAAGGTATGAAAAGGATGAAAACAAGAAAGTTATATTTGATGGAAATATTCTGTCTATAACCAGTACCCTCAATGGTAATATTTTTGTGGCCCAGACAGATGATATTCCAAGAGTGCTTGTGTTAGGTAAAGGAGCTGTCATCAATAATTATACAGGACCTCCTTCTATAAACAGGCACAGTTCATTCAATCCAATGTCTGTTATAACCACACCAATGGACAATGTTATTGTAGCTGATTATAGCAGTCATACACTACATATACTGGACAACACTGGTCAACTACTGACCACCTATAATACCAGACATAGGCATAGAATATCCAAAATCCCTGGCCATAACAATGGAAGGACCCTTTGCAGTGTTGTATATAGGATGTTATACATGGTCATATGAAGACAGTTCTGACATTGGAAGGCTGTACAAAATGAACATTATTGGATGTTAaataagttttctttaaatatcttaacattcaacaaaaacaaaacaagacaaGATAAAAACATTCTGATGTTGATGTTAAATGTAAACTGTATGTAActgtaacaaattataaaaataaatgtatacatgtataatttttggatgTAACAAGTATTCTGGATGGCTGACAGTGttttgtctatcagctcatagacataatttagtcatgtgaccgtgacgctaataacattttttcatgATTAACTCAGGTTTAAAATAGAACTTagaattgaattatatttttacagtctatttgaaataacataaaaaatgatgtacacactttaaaataacccGTGTATCtatatgttgcttttttcattttttttgtttatcataatACAATATCAAACACCCTTCACAGTACACTCGATATAAAAAAGTAAGAGATGTGGTACAATTATCAATGAATCAACTCTCCACCAGTGACTACATGACATACAAATTAATAACTAACAGtaaccatacagccttcaacaatgagcaaaaaccaAACAGGATCCCAAGCTAAAAGAGGccaagaaatgacaaatgtaaaacaattcaaacgagaacagCTGGTTAAAATAATGGAAGAATGTGTGTCTAAAACAATGTTAACTAGCTTGTAAATATGCCAGAGCATGActgatttttttcctttgaaacTTTGGTTTATCTTGTTTCTGTATACTTTCATTAGAGACTGCTCCATGGTTTTGAGTGCTCTCAATATTCAATAACAAACGGTAATGGGGTACCTAGAAAACAGTTAAAGAGAAGCCATCACAgcaaattttgtcaatttttacatttataaagggacataacttatGAATGGTAAACATGAAGCTACAGAAATTCAATCAAAATGATTCTGGTTATAAGCATAGGGTACAAATTTCAGACTGTATTATGCTATGTTCTGGTTATAAGCATAGGGTACAAATTTCAGACTGTATTATGCTATGTTCTGGTTATAAGCATAGGGTACAAATTTCAGACTGTATTATGCTAAGTCAGTTAATAGAAAAGCAACAGAGACGCAAAATGGTAGGTTGCAACAGAATGTTCACATGGTTCAAGATTGTCAATATTAAACACTTTAAAAACATCATACatattttcatacatttcaaaatgactATATATAGTTGGAGATGTATAACTTCAATAGTTGTGATCATAAACTATGCATGGCCTTGATGGCTGGAGCTGATTACACAAATAGCATGAATAGGGGTTTTCTTTCAATAattttgctaaaaatgtttggaaaaatggagaaaaaaatccCAAACAATTCTATTAAAGGACATTGAAACAGCTATAAAACTACCGGTACCATAAAAGTTACCTTTAAACAGAATTTAAAACTACAATGTACATCCCTACACCTGGATGATTTCTCTACAGTGTCTGATGTTATTCTgggctgtatcactgaaaaagagggaaacaaataaagaaacagTGCCAGGAAACTAACACCACAAATTTATCATAGCAATGcatctatatcatgtatatgactatatatatatttcaatggcATTATTGGCTAGACAATAATCTTAACCTACCCTATAACATGTCACAAGACTTCATTAACAAATTATGCCACAGGGAACAGATTACTTTTGAGTATCCTATCACATGTGTATGTCTTATTAAACCTATTTCAAATATTGCATattgaaagggagataactgtcAGTTTTTAATGCTGTAAAATCTACTActtgttttgacattttaaaactttcaacAGTAAGATCAggtctgaaaaaaatcaattaagatGTTCAACATTGTTCTATTGATAAACAGGtaatttaaacattatataaagcTTTCAGGGACTTGGTGTTATAAGACTTTCTATCAATTCTAACTTGTGATCTTACTAATATTTACCATAAGTGTAATATCTGGGACATGGTGttaatcaaagagcagaatgctctgagggatacgattgccatagttttcattgacacatgtatagcagttctgccaaattttcattaaacaaatgcatgagatttggccaaaattcaaaagatcaaagaggaaagaaatagatccaagaatactgttgcaaaaaaagcatgaacatgcgcgagtctcaagcatttttggccggtaaccctggtacagctggatagtattattctctaaactaattcaactgcacatgcaaaatgtaacaatctgaatagtcactcaacttaaagaatagccaatccctgttacaagtgtatgagccatgtacttattgtgttttatcgaattatagttatactgtaccattgtaaactcgtaccattaaaaaaaaaaaaaactcgaaccattgctaactcgtaccaacttatttaaatgcattcaaatggtgttaaatgatgaatatacatgatatacgttactttcacccaatacctcttaagtctgtaaaatgtatataatttgaaagtacaatgaccaatttgtagcttatgttccttgtatattggatagaaaatactgtggcagatgtagataattaaggtatatacagtttcacccgaagaaaatttttcatgaataataaaatcttagcagttagtcaaaatgattgccaaaattatttttactgtctataaataaatgtaacaatgaaatttaactgattCCTGTTAAGGGGGTCCGCATTTCCCCCGcaaaaaaagcacatggctttcaacaattgtaaacatagcattcaatttgtgatcatggattacagctttaattaacttaaattggatatatacatattcaacatgttcaattttaataaggtacagttaaagcaatgttttaactttcctctggattaagttctacagtggcggatccagaacttttcctaagggggagcccgctgactgacctaagagggggcccgctccagtcatgcttcaatgattccctttattatcaaccaatttttttccacaaaaaaaggggggggctggatccgcctatgttctagtttgaaagatcagttaaaacattaatgctttaaaacattctttatttttgtctaagttttcatttaactcctgtgtaaaattcaagtaattcaactttatttctattaagtttacaaacagaaacccataaaacatcatattttttatatatttttctgaatgttaccacttcccagtagtacaagttaacttttttggttccaatgccgtggtacgagttaacttgcttccgtatcttatcaccgtaattctaggaggaaccctaaactggacccctatcatattgtgttcacttatcgctacactgaccttcggtgcgaagctagggtatcaccagcccagtagccagtacttcggtactggcatgaaaatacggattgtttgtgttattaaaatttgctgttacaaaatattagaaattattttaaattaaggaatgtatctccctcatgcaaagctctgattcctttcactgatttggctatactttttggaccttttggattatagctcttcatcttttatataagctttggatttcaaatattttggccacgagcatcactgaagagacatgtattgtcgaaatgcgcatctggtgcaagaaaattggtaccgttaattttattatatatatatagaacggcggaccagtttaggaggaaccccatttcttactctttaattattgaagttcctttgggtcagagggcatgactcctttccgtacacactcctctgtttacattgagatcgttcttaatataatacgacgtttaccggcattaacgagttaattcttcttgacgaatacttcgaaaagggagacaactcgaaacgataacatggaagattccatttctgctgaaggggtgttataggtaatttttacgatgaaacatttattttaatttaaattatgcatgtgatttaaaattatgcaacaacaacagccctccatatgcagacagacatagaaagaatcctatgagtttcaaattaatcaatgaagcggggaatcactcaatctgataccccttgaaatcaggaaaactacacgcagggggtctcactaattagcgacaaaaagcgtcaagaagcgacaagaagaaaaataataagtgacaaaaagcaacaagaagctatttagcgacaagaatacattttgttatcacatacattaaaatattttttaggattatattgaaagatgaagaaataaaaacaaattcgatgaagagattgtgtactttttattatcatattgatagatgtagaaattaaacatgtgtaagagcaaaggaaatgtaaacgctataaaatgaaaataaaaacagatttgtcaccttccttttgaaggatttaataaaacaaaaacatgaaatattatttccttcctaactgtacaattaatttttcctgataggaccaacattagctgtggcttcactctaaggtaatacacaattaagagcaacaaatgagattaactaggtgcgtgtcctttgttttattgcaacaataacatccattaacaccttcatcaattacacgcaccagaatataaaattattgtaccgaatagtgaacacctgttgaaaactcaagattgtcatcagtttcctttaatcttcaatctatatgcataaacatgataaatatcgttaaatgagacaatacactaaataaaatgatgaaaaatattcacattgtaattatgttttcctcttgtttgatttcagttcttaatttgtatttccatgacaatttgtgtatgaattttctggacaattatgcacaaataatgcattttgcaagttaattatatattgtacaaaaatagttttaaaaacaaataaaaagacaaaatatacttcctgtgataccttataaaatatcatgtaaataaatgtagcaactgaattagatttacaagtttcattttccccccctatcaaaattaactttcctgtcgttgaaattgttttcttttgcatatttttttaatatttatttcgaataagtaatataaataaaaaatgttttcttgtcgctaaatagtttcttgttgctaatattattcttcttgtcgcttcttgacgctttttgtctctacaattctttttgtctctaattagtgagaccacgcatggacattaatacataaacaaaccgcgacttgcgatttggaacaagaacgtttattaaatgatatgatgaatggttctccatttctttatgagagtacagtatcaaatatcagtttcataacggtaaaatatagaaatactccacttcagttcttgtgacagaaatagaattatcgatcggctttcagagaactctcgcaagttatcaaaatttgggaattccctctgacgtgtttctaaatttataaaaacactaaatataaatactgtttaattctgattttccgtattgttaaaaacacgcatataagtcaaggaaaatatcatacatgaagattatgagtaaaacattacaggaaagttgtttatgttcaattgttttgcttgtttttaccttttaaagcaagacaatcataagaatctgagatgttgccGAATGAttagaataaaacgaatgacgtGAGGGAGTGTGTCATAGGGTCAatggtaaaagtctacagattgcttgacagcaatcgtatcccaaaaatAGGACTTTCTATCAATTCTAACTTGTGATCTTACTAATATTTACCATAAGTGTAATCTCTGGGACTTGGTGTTTAAAATAGGACTTTCTAATAATTCAGACTTTCTATTAATTCGGACTTTCTATTGAATTCTAACTTCAGGTCTTACTTATATTTACCTAGGACTTGGTGTAATAGGACTTTCTATAAGTTTTAACTTGAGATCTTACTAATATTTACCATAAGTGTAATCCCTGGAACTCGGTGTAATGGGACTTTCTATTAATTCTTACTTGTGATCTTACTAATATTTACCATAAGTGTAATCCCTGGACCTCGGTGTAATGGGACTTTCTATTAATTCTTACTTGTGATCTTACTAATATTTATCATGAGTGTAATCCCTGGGACTTGGTGTAATAGGACTTTCTATTAATTCTAACTTGTGATCTTACTAATATTTACCATAAGTGTAATCCCTGGGACTTGGTGTAATAGGACTTTCTATTAATTCTAACTTGAGATCTTACTAATATTTACCATAAGTGTAATCCCTGGAACTCGGTGTAATGGGACTTTCTATCAATTCTAACTTGTGATCTTACTAATATTTACCATAAGTGTAATCCCTGGGACTTGGTGTAATAGGACTTTCTATTAATTCTAACTTGAGATCTTACTAATATTTACCATAAGTGTAATCCCTGGAACTCGGTGTAATAGGACTTTCTATTAATTCTAACTTGAGATCTTACTAATATTTACCATAAGTGTAATCCTTGGACCTCGGTGTAATGGGACTTTCTATCAATTCTAACTTGTGATCTTACTAATATTTACCATAAGTGTAATCCCTGGGACTTGGTGTAATAGGACTTTCTATTAATTCTAACTTGAGATCTTACTAATATTTACCATAAGCGTAATCCCTGGACCTCAGTGTAATGGGACTTTCTATTAATTCTTACTTGTGATCTTACTAATATTTACCATAAGTGTAATCCCTGGGACTTGGTGTAATAGGACTTTCTATTAATTCTAACTTGAGGTCTTACTAATATTTACCATAAGTGTAATCCCTGGAACTCGGTGTAATAGGACTTTCTATTAATTCTAACTTCAGGTCTTACTTATATTTACCTAGGACTTGGTGTAATAGGACTTTCTATAAGTTTTAACTTGAGATCTTACTAATATTTACCATAAGTGTAATCCCTGAAACTCGGTGTAATGGGACtttctatttattcaaacttGAGATCTTACTAATATTTACCATAAGTGTAATCCCTGGGACTTGGTGTAATAAGACTTTCTATTAATTCTAACTTGAGATCTTACTAATATTTACCATAAGTGTAATCCCTGGGACTTGGTGTAATGGGATTTTCTATTAATTCTTACTCGTGATCTTACTAATATTTACCATAAGTGTAATCCCTGGAACTCGGTGTAATGGGACTTTCTATTAATTCTTACTTGTGATCTTACTAATATTTACCATAAGTGTAATCCCTGGACCTCGGTGTAATGGGACTTTCTATTAATTCTTACTTGTGATCTTACTAATATTTACCATAAGTGTAATCCCTTGGACTTGGTGTAATAGGACTTTCTATTAATTCCAACTTGAGATCTTACTAATATTTACCATAAGTGTAATCCCTGGAACTCGGTGTAATGGGACTTTCTATTAATTCTTACTTGTGATCTTACTAATATTTACCATAAGTGTAATCCCTAGGACTTGGTGTAATGGGACTTTCTATTAATTCTAACTTGAGATCCTACTAATATTTACCGTAAGTGTAATCCCTAGGACTTGGTGTAATAGGACTTTCTATTAATTCCAACTTGAGATCTTACTAATATTTACCATAAGTGTAATCCCTGGAACTCGGTGTAATGGGACTTTCTATTAATTCTTACTTGTGATCTTACTAATATTTACCATAAGTGTAATCCCTAGGACTTGGTGTAATGGGACTTTCTATTAATTCTAACTTGAGATCCTACTAATATTTACCGTAAGTGTAATCCCTAGGACTTGGTGTAATGGGACTTTCTATTAATTCTAACTTGAGATCTTACTAATATTTACCATAAGTGTAATCCCTGGGACTTGGTGTAATAGGACTTTCTATTAATTCCAACTTGAGATCCTCACTGATGTTCTGTTGCTGTAGAATCTCTCTTGTCATATAATCTTTACAACTTCTATAATCAAAATAATCCACCCCTGACGACATCATGTGACTCTGATCTGTCTCTGATGCTGTGGTTCTACTGAAGATACCAGTATCTACTGATTCATGTATGGGTGATTGGGGGAGGCAAGTGGCAAAGGCTGGTGGAGATTGAGATTTCAGTTCGTCTCGTGTTTTACAGTATTTTTTCTGTACATGTTTGAGAGAGTCTGATGTGTCAGAAGATGATCCACTAGAACTGTTCCGACATTCATTTAACAATACATCAAAGTTTGGTATTTGTATGGATGAATTACTATCCTCACTAGATGAGATATGAATGGATGGTTgactttgtttgttttgattggttgactGAACTGATGAACTGCTGCCTGAATGGCTATCTTTAGATCCACCATTAATTGGAGGTGTGTCTATCGTTAATGATGATTGACTTATTGCACTTAAGTTTGGTATTAAATCgtattgtttgtgtttgtttccactttttacagttattttttCACTGTCAGATTCATTACTACTTGGActcaacaacccaaccaaattGTCTTCTTTACAAGGATTACAACTACCATCAATCTGATCTGATATCTGATGGTCTAAACTGGTTCCCTGTTCATCAAAACTTTTCCTTGTTTTATCACTGTTTGCTCCTTGATGTTCAGTATTGCTTTCCTCATGTTCTAAACCATCCTGATTAAAACTGCCCCCATCAAAAACCGATCCCTGACTGAGCTGAGATTGAACAGAGCTAGCCTTGTCACTATCTCCTGTACCGTAGCCACTGGATCGGAACTCACGTCTCTTTCTATCTGCATCACAGGAGCTGTCGTCATCATCAGTTTTACTTTCAATAGAATTGTCTTCatcttttttctcatttaaacTGAAGCTGACAGACCGTGACAGTTTAGGATTTTTTTGGCTATTCTGTCGTAAGATTGATATTTGTTCTTTGGTGGTGGCAATTGATTGCACTGGTTCGTTAGAACTAGCTGTACTTGACTTGTTGGAAGATGAACTGACAACATCGGGTGAATTGTCTGACAAGTTCTGTCTACGACTTTTGAAACTGTCCGTTTCATTTTCTAATCCTTTAGGAACAATATCAGGTAAACTAAGTGATCTTCTAATTCCTGTGTCTTCTAAGTTGTCAGATTCCCGTGATCTGTGATAAATCTCACGTCTGAGTTGAGCACTAGAGTTACTGTCGTCACTACTTTCTTGACTGTCAAAATGAGGGACCACTTGATCAGAATTCCTCATGAATACATCATCATTTCCAGGCGCTATCACATGATCTTCATTTGTCTGAGTGAAGACTTCATCAACCTGATCAATTGATTTCCTTACAACCTTTTCATTGGTTGGCTGAAAGACTTCATCCAGAACCTGTTCATTGGTTGGCTGAAAGACCTCATCAAGAACTTGTTCATTGGTTAAGACCTCATCAGTAGATTTGCCTTTGTCCTGATCATCTGAATCATCCTCTCCACTTCCAAACAAATCTTCATCAGCCACCGATATCTGAGCTGCCAGTAATGCTGGACAATTGacaacattcaatttttgtgCCATTTCTCTATGTCCAAGGTAACCACATGTTATTTACTACATCATGAGACCAGTAATACAGCCTCTACATTGTTATCAATctgcaaataaatattaaaagtaattacagtggaaaatattttctaaaaatctacaaaagtttatgaaaaatgttaaaaaatgactataaagggcaataactcctaaatgggtcaactgaccatatcAGTCGTGTTgccttatttgtaaatcttaatttgctgaacattattgctgtttacagtttatctctatctataataatattcaagataataaccaaaaacagcaaaatttctcaaaaattaccaattcaggggcagcaacccaacaacaggtggtcagattcatctgaaaatttcagggcagatagatttcaACCTGATTTACAGtttaacccatgtcagatttactctaaatgcgttggtttttgagtaaaaagccaaaaactgcattgtacccctatgttccatttttagccatggcggccatcttggttagttggctgGGTCATGCCacccattttttaaacaagataccccaatgatgattgtagccaagtttggtttaatttggcccagtagtttcagaggagaagatttttgtaaaagttgacaACGATGACGGACactggacgccaagtgatgagaaaagctcacttggccttttaggccaggtgagctaaattagaggctctaaagagcctctgtcgctcaccttggtctatgtcaATATTCAACAATGGACggaaatggattcatgacaagcttgtgttttggtgatggtgatgtgtttgtacatcttactttactgaacattcttgctgcttacaattatttctatctataatgaacttggaccagtagtttcagtgtAAATGTTAGtagaaatttacaaattttatgaaaattgttataaattggctataaaggacaataactccttggggggtcaattgaccattttggtcatgttgacttatttttaggtcttaatttgctgtacattattgctgtttacagtgtATCTccatctttaataatattcattgatataacagcaaaatttccttaaaataaccaattcaggggcagaaACCTATCAAAAGGTTGTCCGttccatttgaaaatttcagggcagatagatttcgacctgattaacaatttcacCCCAGTCAgctttgctttaaatgctttggtttttgaattataagccaaaaactgcattttacccctatgttctatttttagctgtggcagccatcttggttgattggccgggtcatgccacacattttttaaactagataccccaatgatgattgtagccaagtttggtttaatttagcccagtattttcagaggagaagatttttgtaaaaagttaacgacgacgct includes these proteins:
- the LOC134688588 gene encoding uncharacterized protein LOC134688588, which produces MAQKLNVVNCPALLAAQISVADEDLFGSGEDDSDDQDKGKSTDEVLTNEQVLDEVFQPTNEQVLDEVFQPTNEKVVRKSIDQVDEVFTQTNEDHVIAPGNDDVFMRNSDQVVPHFDSQESSDDSNSSAQLRREIYHRSRESDNLEDTGIRRSLSLPDIVPKGLENETDSFKSRRQNLSDNSPDVVSSSSNKSSTASSNEPVQSIATTKEQISILRQNSQKNPKLSRSVSFSLNEKKDEDNSIESKTDDDDSSCDADRKRREFRSSGYGTGDSDKASSVQSQLSQGSVFDGGSFNQDGLEHEESNTEHQGANSDKTRKSFDEQGTSLDHQISDQIDGSCNPCKEDNLVGLLSPSSNESDSEKITVKSGNKHKQYDLIPNLSAISQSSLTIDTPPINGGSKDSHSGSSSSVQSTNQNKQSQPSIHISSSEDSNSSIQIPNFDVLLNECRNSSSGSSSDTSDSLKHVQKKYCKTRDELKSQSPPAFATCLPQSPIHESVDTGIFSRTTASETDQSHMMSSGVDYFDYRSCKDYMTREILQQQNISEDLKLELIESPITPSPRDYTYVIQPRITSDTVEKSSRCRDVHCSFKFCLKVREGFIGLNHTLDGQWPYGCCPDVNDLCYSLGKHSTAPCDELKCAVKWCYFLSAEFSDQPRGEFVYRALKRYYDTPVMSATAFPPNLKPHKFYKLDEHYRRDHAKYGETMTTFGDFGNVYMMDDLTVIKKVKFQNYDFDIDNTVYKKLFNRQHKHIVDHIWAAVYNDIEEIHICTTFFRGGTLEDLLQSRMLLNPVIVQEYLLQILDAVIYLHDKCGIIYLYWTTSNMLFLDPIRKHILISNLSLSVPSNTDFDVGYIKQSLPPCLTPPEIMNGDDSLKLTGVTDCWGLGCMTLEMLIGKQMWYNERHYQKTKLIEKIKTKDISPQQYIHKHIMPGIFHSVLTRCFEFDVRNRIGCEELQNQLKNWKYN